In a genomic window of Pseudoxanthomonas indica:
- a CDS encoding UbiH/UbiF family hydroxylase has product MSRRGQIDAVIVGGGVVGAACALALAQQGQEVALVEGRAPARWSSEQPDLRVYAFAPDNAALLDSLGVWPSIVAARVQPYRRMRVWDAAGGAELAFDADALGRAQLGWILENALLVDRLWAALPAAGVRLHCPATVEEVEQDQDGVRLRLSDGSRLDARLAIAADGAASQLRRSAGIDVSDHDYDQRGVVAFIETAHAHEATAWQRFLPGGPLAVLPFVEGRSSIVWTLPTAEAERVIALSDEAFAGELQSALGGRLGAMQPVSARVAFPLRRQLARRFVEDRIVLVGDAAHVVHPLAGQGVNLGLRDVSALRELVIAAQARRVDWTAPHRLARWARVRRSESLAAAYTFEGINRVFSNDEMHLTLLRGHALGLAGKLPALANLLWRRASGL; this is encoded by the coding sequence ATGAGCCGGCGCGGCCAGATTGATGCGGTGATTGTCGGTGGCGGCGTGGTCGGCGCGGCCTGCGCATTGGCGCTGGCGCAACAGGGTCAGGAAGTGGCGCTGGTGGAAGGTCGCGCGCCGGCGCGTTGGTCGTCGGAGCAGCCCGATTTGCGCGTCTACGCATTCGCGCCTGACAACGCGGCCTTGTTGGACAGTCTGGGCGTATGGCCATCCATCGTGGCTGCGCGCGTGCAACCGTATCGGCGCATGCGCGTGTGGGATGCGGCAGGCGGTGCCGAGCTGGCCTTCGATGCCGATGCGTTGGGACGTGCGCAACTGGGCTGGATTCTGGAAAACGCGCTGCTGGTGGATCGCCTGTGGGCGGCCCTGCCTGCCGCTGGCGTGCGCTTGCATTGCCCGGCCACGGTCGAGGAAGTGGAGCAGGATCAGGATGGTGTGCGCCTGCGTTTGAGCGATGGAAGCCGGCTGGATGCGCGCCTGGCGATTGCCGCCGACGGCGCTGCCTCGCAGCTGCGGCGCAGCGCCGGCATCGATGTGTCCGATCACGACTACGACCAGCGCGGCGTGGTCGCCTTCATCGAGACCGCACACGCACATGAAGCAACGGCGTGGCAGCGTTTCCTGCCGGGCGGTCCGCTGGCGGTTCTGCCGTTTGTCGAAGGCCGCAGTTCGATTGTCTGGACTTTGCCGACCGCCGAAGCCGAGCGCGTGATCGCATTGAGCGACGAAGCGTTTGCCGGCGAATTGCAGTCGGCCCTGGGCGGACGCCTGGGCGCCATGCAGCCAGTGTCAGCGCGGGTGGCCTTTCCGCTGCGTCGACAACTGGCGCGCCGGTTTGTGGAGGATCGCATCGTGCTGGTTGGCGATGCCGCTCATGTGGTGCACCCGTTGGCGGGGCAGGGCGTCAACCTGGGCCTGCGCGATGTGTCCGCGTTGCGCGAGCTCGTCATCGCCGCTCAGGCGCGCCGCGTCGACTGGACCGCGCCGCATCGGCTGGCGCGTTGGGCGCGCGTGCGACGCAGCGAGAGTCTGGCCGCGGCCTACACCTTCGAAGGCATCAACCGGGTCTTCTCCAACGATGAAATGCACCTGACCCTGCTGCGCGGTCATGCCTTGGGCCTGGCCGGCAAACTGCCGGCATTGGCCAACCTGCTGTGGCGACGCGCTTCGGGCCTGTAG
- a CDS encoding putative signal transducing protein, which translates to MHLAYLADNLVDAHLVKHALEDAGLPVFVFGESLMGGMGELPLFGVLRVCVPDSAGEQADAIVAGLALGSPVVGEDDASWDDDGTIVPV; encoded by the coding sequence ATGCATCTGGCTTACCTCGCCGACAACCTGGTCGACGCTCACCTGGTCAAGCACGCGCTGGAAGATGCAGGCCTGCCGGTGTTCGTGTTTGGCGAGTCGCTGATGGGCGGCATGGGCGAACTGCCGTTGTTCGGGGTGCTGCGGGTGTGCGTACCGGATTCGGCCGGCGAACAGGCTGATGCCATCGTGGCGGGTCTGGCGCTGGGCAGCCCGGTCGTGGGCGAGGATGACGCGAGCTGGGACGATGACGGGACGATCGTTCCGGTCTGA
- the rlmM gene encoding 23S rRNA (cytidine(2498)-2'-O)-methyltransferase RlmM produces the protein MNASGLLAYCRQGFEPELAAELTEKAALAGAAGYARAQRNDGYVIYACEEADNLRRNLPWQDLVFARTKLMLIAELRGIDPKDRITPILQALEAHPQRFGDLFVEHPDSDAAKPLAGLARSFGNALRPALRKAGRLSASDDARLPRLHVVFVQGDHLFLAIADPHDASPLPLGIPRLKLLPDAPSRSALKLEEAIRVLLEPEERERLLKPGMTAADLGAAPGGWTWVLTREHLRVTSVDNGPLRQHVLDTGLVEHLRADGFHWKPAQPLDWMVCDMVEQPRRVAERMASWFREGWCRHAIFNLKLPMKKRWDETRLCLDLFAEQSQRDLIVRARQLYHDREEITVFATLRGAR, from the coding sequence ATGAATGCCAGCGGATTGCTCGCCTACTGTCGCCAGGGCTTCGAACCGGAACTGGCTGCCGAACTGACGGAGAAGGCGGCCTTGGCCGGCGCGGCGGGCTATGCACGCGCGCAACGCAATGACGGCTACGTGATCTATGCCTGTGAGGAAGCCGACAACTTGCGCCGCAACCTGCCCTGGCAGGATCTGGTGTTCGCCCGGACGAAGCTGATGCTGATCGCCGAGTTGCGCGGCATCGATCCCAAGGATCGCATCACCCCGATCCTGCAGGCGCTCGAAGCTCATCCGCAGCGCTTTGGCGATCTGTTCGTCGAGCATCCCGATTCCGACGCGGCCAAGCCGCTGGCCGGCCTGGCGCGCAGTTTCGGCAACGCGCTGCGTCCGGCGTTGCGCAAGGCCGGGCGCCTGAGCGCCAGCGATGACGCCCGCTTGCCGCGCCTGCATGTAGTGTTCGTGCAGGGCGATCATCTGTTCCTGGCCATCGCCGATCCGCACGATGCCTCGCCCTTGCCGCTCGGTATCCCGCGTTTGAAGTTGCTGCCGGACGCGCCTTCGCGTTCGGCGTTGAAGCTGGAAGAAGCCATCCGCGTGCTGCTGGAACCGGAAGAGCGCGAGCGCCTGCTCAAGCCCGGCATGACCGCTGCGGATCTGGGTGCGGCACCGGGCGGCTGGACCTGGGTGCTGACGCGCGAGCACCTGCGCGTGACCAGTGTCGACAACGGCCCGTTGCGCCAGCATGTGCTGGACACCGGCCTGGTCGAGCATCTGCGTGCCGATGGCTTCCACTGGAAGCCCGCGCAGCCGCTGGACTGGATGGTCTGCGACATGGTCGAGCAGCCGCGGCGTGTGGCCGAGCGCATGGCCAGCTGGTTCCGCGAGGGCTGGTGCCGGCACGCGATCTTCAACCTGAAGCTGCCGATGAAGAAGCGCTGGGATGAAACCCGGCTGTGCCTGGACCTGTTCGCCGAACAGTCGCAGCGCGATCTGATCGTGCGCGCGCGCCAGCTCTACCACGACCGCGAAGAGATCACGGTGTTTGCCACGCTGCGCGGCGCGCGCTGA
- a CDS encoding nucleoside deaminase, producing MLYAQVHLTLPAWVHEAVDMSAVYPGDEDKVGLAIALSARNIEAATGGPFGAVLFGPDHRVIAAGVNRVIPHSCSLAHAETLVYMLAQQKMQTPRLNALTAPITLATSSQPCCQCYGATIWAGIDRLLIGARSEDVMSLTEFDEGPLPADWIGELNKRGIEVVRDLRRDDARAVLDAYGQAGGDKY from the coding sequence CTGTTGTACGCCCAGGTGCATCTGACGCTGCCCGCATGGGTGCATGAGGCGGTCGACATGAGCGCGGTGTATCCGGGCGATGAAGACAAGGTGGGCCTGGCCATCGCCTTGTCCGCCCGCAATATCGAGGCCGCCACCGGTGGTCCGTTTGGTGCGGTGTTGTTCGGTCCCGACCATCGGGTAATTGCCGCCGGCGTGAACCGGGTGATTCCGCACAGCTGCTCGCTGGCCCATGCCGAAACCCTGGTGTACATGCTGGCCCAGCAGAAGATGCAGACGCCACGCTTGAATGCGCTGACCGCGCCGATCACGCTGGCGACCTCCTCGCAGCCCTGCTGCCAATGCTACGGCGCCACGATCTGGGCCGGCATTGATCGCCTGCTGATTGGCGCGCGCTCGGAAGACGTGATGAGCCTGACCGAGTTCGACGAGGGCCCGCTGCCGGCAGACTGGATCGGCGAGTTGAACAAGCGCGGCATCGAAGTGGTGCGTGACCTGCGCCGCGACGACGCCCGCGCCGTGCTGGACGCCTACGGCCAGGCCGGCGGCGACAAGTACTGA
- a CDS encoding glutamine--tRNA ligase/YqeY domain fusion protein: MSENTAAPLDASPDDSSPEKRDFIRQIVREDLASGRHQAIKTRFPPEPNGYLHIGHAKAICLDFGIAAEFGGVCNLRLDDTNPAKEDPEYVAAIQDDVRWLGFDWHDLRHASDYFEVFYQAALKLIRQGDAFVCDLTAEQVREYRGSLTEAGRNSPWRDRSVEENLDLFQRMRAGEFADGARTLRAKIDMASGNINLRDPALYRIKHVEHQNTGNDWPIYPMYDFAHSLSDAAEGITHSLCTLEFEDHRPLYDWCVDKTDLAHSPELIAPLLARGLPKEASKPRQIEFSRLNFNYLVMSKRKLLAMVNDGLVDGWNDPRMPTLQGIRRRGYTPSALRLMVDRVGISKQNSLLDYSLLEGALRDDLDAAAPRRMAVIDPLKLVLTNLPDDHVETLSFSNHPKDESFGKREVPFSRELWIEREDFEEVPPKGFKRLTTGGEVRLRGAGIIRCDEVIKDAEGRIVELRGWLDPESRPGMAGAERKIKGTIHWVSARHAVATEVRLYDRLFTVPNPDDEAEGKTYRDYLNPDSRRTVTGYVEPAAASAAPEQSFQFERLGYFVADRYDHAADKPVFNRSVTLRDTWAKA, encoded by the coding sequence ATGTCCGAGAACACCGCCGCTCCCCTCGACGCCAGCCCGGACGATTCGTCCCCGGAAAAGCGCGACTTCATCCGTCAGATCGTGCGCGAGGATCTCGCCAGCGGCCGCCACCAGGCCATCAAGACGCGCTTCCCGCCCGAGCCCAACGGCTATCTACATATCGGCCATGCCAAGGCGATCTGCCTGGACTTCGGCATCGCCGCCGAATTCGGCGGCGTCTGCAACCTGCGCCTGGATGACACCAACCCGGCCAAGGAAGATCCCGAATACGTCGCCGCCATCCAGGACGACGTGCGCTGGCTCGGCTTTGACTGGCACGATCTGCGCCATGCCTCGGACTACTTCGAGGTGTTCTACCAGGCCGCGCTCAAGCTGATTCGCCAGGGCGATGCCTTTGTCTGCGATCTGACCGCCGAGCAGGTCCGCGAGTACCGCGGCAGCCTGACCGAAGCGGGGCGCAACTCGCCGTGGCGGGATCGCTCCGTGGAAGAAAACCTCGACCTGTTCCAGCGCATGCGCGCCGGCGAGTTTGCCGATGGTGCGCGCACGCTGCGCGCCAAGATCGACATGGCCAGCGGCAACATCAACCTGCGCGATCCGGCGCTGTACCGCATCAAGCATGTCGAGCACCAGAACACCGGCAACGACTGGCCGATCTATCCGATGTACGACTTCGCCCATTCGCTCAGCGACGCCGCCGAGGGCATCACCCACTCGCTGTGCACGCTGGAATTCGAAGACCACCGCCCGCTGTATGACTGGTGCGTGGACAAGACCGATCTGGCCCACTCGCCCGAACTGATTGCGCCGCTGCTGGCGCGCGGCCTGCCGAAGGAAGCCAGCAAGCCGCGCCAGATCGAGTTCTCGCGGCTGAACTTCAATTACCTGGTGATGAGCAAGCGCAAGCTGCTGGCGATGGTCAACGACGGCTTGGTCGATGGCTGGAACGATCCGCGCATGCCGACCCTGCAGGGCATCCGCCGCCGGGGTTACACACCCTCGGCGCTGCGCCTGATGGTGGACCGCGTTGGCATCAGCAAGCAGAACTCGCTGCTCGACTACAGCCTGCTGGAAGGCGCGCTGCGTGACGATCTGGATGCCGCCGCGCCGCGTCGCATGGCGGTGATTGATCCGCTCAAACTGGTGTTGACCAACCTGCCGGACGATCACGTCGAAACCTTGAGTTTCTCCAACCATCCCAAGGACGAGAGCTTCGGCAAGCGGGAAGTGCCGTTCTCGCGCGAGCTCTGGATCGAACGCGAGGATTTCGAGGAAGTGCCGCCCAAGGGCTTCAAGCGCCTGACCACCGGCGGCGAAGTGCGCCTGCGCGGCGCCGGCATCATCCGCTGCGATGAAGTGATCAAGGACGCCGAAGGTCGCATCGTCGAACTGCGTGGCTGGCTGGATCCGGAATCGCGTCCCGGCATGGCCGGCGCCGAGCGCAAGATCAAGGGCACCATCCACTGGGTCAGCGCGCGCCATGCGGTGGCCACCGAAGTGCGCCTGTACGACCGGCTGTTCACCGTGCCCAATCCGGATGACGAAGCCGAAGGCAAGACTTACCGCGACTACCTCAATCCGGATTCGCGCCGCACCGTCACCGGCTATGTCGAACCGGCCGCGGCCAGCGCCGCGCCCGAACAATCGTTCCAGTTCGAACGCCTGGGCTATTTCGTCGCCGATCGCTACGACCACGCAGCCGACAAGCCGGTGTTCAATCGCAGCGTCACTCTGCGCGATACCTGGGCCAAGGCATGA
- a CDS encoding TonB-dependent receptor, whose product MTTHKGRNYWSAGVKRTALSLALTACFAGGVQAQSNTSGSVFGTAASGDTITVVNTQTGLSRTVTANADGTYRVSALPAGDYKVTRSSAAGESSERTTRVNTGAGANVSFVTAAASSETSNLDAVTVIGASAVNPIDVSSVESVTILTEAQIDRIPVPRSVTNVALLAPGTVRGDGRFGNLASFGGSSVAENVYYINGFNVTNIVNGLAFSELPFEAIQEQQIKTGGYGAEFGRSLGGVINITTKQGTNEWKAGANVFYSPDSLASGTPLAYDPERDGSYRIVDTDSKKDSVVYNVYGGGPLIKDRLFFFGLFQGTKEDEILNYAAGHDSSTLDSPQGLVKLDWYISDNHRLELTAFRDKEVTDGITYSRADGDFTIGGGTRTGTFRTETGGDNYIGRWTGYITENLTLSALYGKGKYSRGEVNSNAADCPVVIDVRSSGTPPLGASGCWVGTGVVGIPDAGDERTAWRFDGEWVLGDHTVRFGLDDETFETVDGSEYSGAGYWRYLNASPGARLANGAIVPDGVTEVVRFRYFGNGGNFETQNSAWYLEDTWQITDTLNLYGGIRNESFKNLNSNGGAFVDIKDTWAPRLGFSWDVNGDSTFKVFGNAGRYYIPVYSNTNVRLAGAELDYQEFYTFSAIDPVTGVPTLGTEIGTRSYTSSGEVPDPRAVVDNDLDPMYQDEYIAGIQFQLAPNWTAGVRAIYRELKSGMDDICSGDGAEAWALQNGYSEDQAGAIAEALSHCFLTNPGQNLSANVDLDGTGELSVVNIPATAIGIPEAKRKYSALEFMLEKAWDNKWFMSASYTFAKSKGNTEGYVKSDNGQGDAGITQDFDYPGLMDGSYGYLPNDRRHSFKLFGAYALTDELRIGANLLVQSGRPVNCFGIYPADGPDQHASGYGVASFYCGANGSYDYANSLHPRGTSGRVPWVRTLDLQLAYEPQWAPGLNFRIDVNNVLDSDDYYRVQDNWDAGAGEKIYDYKNPRGFVAPRSVMFSIGYDF is encoded by the coding sequence ATGACTACCCACAAGGGTCGTAACTATTGGTCGGCGGGCGTCAAACGCACCGCGCTGAGCCTCGCACTGACTGCCTGCTTCGCGGGCGGCGTGCAAGCGCAATCGAACACCTCGGGCTCCGTTTTCGGTACGGCTGCGAGCGGCGACACCATTACTGTCGTCAACACCCAGACCGGCCTGAGCCGTACCGTCACGGCCAATGCTGATGGCACGTACCGCGTCTCTGCACTGCCGGCCGGTGACTACAAAGTCACCCGTTCGAGCGCTGCAGGCGAATCCAGCGAGCGGACTACGCGCGTCAACACGGGCGCCGGCGCCAATGTGTCGTTCGTGACGGCTGCTGCTTCGTCCGAAACCAGCAATCTCGACGCCGTGACTGTCATCGGTGCCTCGGCCGTCAACCCGATCGACGTTTCCTCGGTCGAGTCGGTCACCATCCTGACCGAAGCCCAGATCGATCGCATCCCCGTGCCGCGCAGCGTCACCAACGTCGCACTGCTGGCACCGGGCACCGTGCGCGGCGACGGCCGCTTCGGCAACCTGGCATCGTTCGGTGGTTCGTCGGTCGCTGAAAACGTCTACTACATCAACGGTTTCAACGTCACCAACATCGTCAACGGTCTCGCCTTCTCGGAGCTGCCGTTCGAAGCCATCCAGGAACAGCAAATCAAGACCGGCGGCTACGGCGCTGAATTTGGCCGTTCGCTGGGCGGCGTGATCAACATCACCACCAAGCAAGGTACGAACGAGTGGAAGGCCGGCGCCAACGTCTTCTACAGTCCCGATTCGCTGGCCTCCGGCACGCCGCTGGCCTACGACCCCGAGCGCGATGGCAGCTACCGCATTGTCGACACTGACTCCAAGAAGGACTCCGTGGTCTACAACGTGTATGGCGGCGGTCCGCTGATCAAGGACCGCCTGTTCTTCTTCGGCCTGTTCCAAGGCACAAAGGAAGACGAAATCCTGAACTATGCCGCCGGCCATGACAGCAGCACGCTGGACTCGCCGCAGGGCCTGGTGAAGTTGGACTGGTACATCAGCGACAACCACCGTCTTGAATTGACCGCGTTCCGTGACAAAGAAGTCACCGACGGCATCACCTACAGTCGCGCAGACGGCGACTTCACGATTGGTGGGGGCACCCGCACCGGTACATTCCGCACCGAGACGGGTGGCGACAACTACATCGGCCGTTGGACCGGTTACATCACCGAGAACCTCACCCTGTCGGCCCTGTACGGCAAGGGCAAGTACTCGCGCGGTGAAGTCAATTCCAACGCCGCCGATTGCCCGGTTGTCATCGACGTCCGCAGCAGCGGCACGCCGCCGCTCGGCGCCAGCGGTTGCTGGGTCGGTACCGGCGTGGTCGGTATTCCCGATGCAGGTGACGAGCGCACTGCATGGCGCTTCGACGGTGAGTGGGTGCTGGGCGACCACACCGTCCGCTTTGGTCTGGACGACGAAACCTTCGAAACCGTCGACGGCAGCGAGTACTCGGGTGCAGGCTACTGGCGCTATCTGAATGCGTCTCCGGGTGCACGTCTGGCGAACGGTGCCATCGTGCCGGACGGCGTGACCGAAGTCGTCCGCTTCCGCTACTTCGGTAACGGCGGCAACTTCGAAACCCAGAACAGCGCGTGGTACCTGGAAGATACCTGGCAGATCACCGACACCCTGAACCTGTACGGCGGCATCCGCAACGAATCGTTCAAGAACCTCAATTCGAACGGCGGTGCATTCGTCGACATCAAGGACACCTGGGCGCCGCGCCTTGGCTTCTCGTGGGACGTCAACGGCGACTCGACCTTCAAGGTCTTCGGTAATGCTGGTCGCTACTACATCCCGGTCTATTCCAACACCAACGTCCGACTGGCTGGTGCCGAACTTGATTACCAGGAGTTCTACACCTTCTCCGCGATTGATCCGGTGACCGGTGTTCCGACCCTGGGAACCGAAATCGGCACGCGCTCGTACACCAGCAGCGGTGAAGTCCCCGATCCGCGCGCCGTGGTCGACAACGATCTGGACCCGATGTACCAGGATGAATACATCGCTGGCATCCAGTTCCAGCTGGCTCCCAACTGGACCGCAGGCGTACGTGCGATCTATCGCGAGCTGAAGTCGGGCATGGACGATATCTGTTCGGGTGACGGCGCTGAAGCCTGGGCTTTGCAGAACGGCTACAGCGAAGATCAGGCTGGCGCCATCGCCGAAGCCCTGAGCCACTGCTTCCTGACCAACCCGGGCCAGAATCTCTCGGCCAATGTTGATCTGGATGGCACCGGTGAGCTGTCGGTGGTCAACATCCCGGCTACGGCAATCGGCATTCCGGAAGCCAAGCGCAAGTATTCGGCCCTTGAGTTCATGCTGGAAAAGGCGTGGGACAACAAGTGGTTCATGTCAGCTTCGTATACCTTCGCCAAGAGCAAGGGCAACACCGAAGGCTACGTCAAGTCTGATAATGGCCAGGGCGACGCAGGCATCACCCAGGACTTCGACTATCCGGGTCTGATGGACGGTTCCTACGGCTACCTGCCGAACGATCGTCGCCACAGCTTCAAGCTGTTCGGTGCGTACGCTCTGACCGACGAACTGCGTATCGGTGCCAACCTGCTGGTGCAGAGCGGTCGTCCGGTCAACTGCTTCGGTATCTACCCGGCAGACGGCCCGGATCAGCACGCGTCCGGCTACGGCGTGGCTTCGTTCTACTGCGGCGCCAATGGCAGCTACGACTACGCCAACAGCCTGCACCCGCGTGGTACCTCCGGCCGCGTGCCGTGGGTGCGTACGCTGGATCTGCAGTTGGCCTATGAGCCGCAGTGGGCTCCGGGTCTGAACTTCCGCATCGACGTCAACAACGTTCTCGACAGCGACGACTACTATCGCGTCCAGGACAACTGGGACGCCGGCGCGGGCGAGAAGATTTACGACTACAAGAATCCGCGTGGCTTCGTCGCCCCGCGTAGCGTGATGTTCTCGATTGGCTACGACTTCTAA
- the msrA gene encoding peptide-methionine (S)-S-oxide reductase MsrA, producing MLGIGAFKQRMPRPEEALPGRSQPLPLHDSHFVHGRPLRVDTTGLLTVEFGLGCFWGAERKFWSLPGVYTTAVGYAGGATPNPTYEEVCSGLTGHNEVVRVVYDPKQISFEQLLQVFWENHDPTQGMRQGNDVGTQYRSAILCHSAEQRDAALASREAYQQRLREAGYPDITTEIVYPAPEFYFAEDYHQQYLAKNPNGYCGLGGTGVSCSIGLDA from the coding sequence ATGCTGGGTATTGGCGCATTCAAGCAACGCATGCCGCGACCGGAAGAAGCATTGCCCGGGCGCTCGCAGCCCTTGCCGCTGCATGACAGCCACTTCGTGCATGGCCGGCCGTTGCGGGTGGATACCACCGGCCTGCTCACGGTCGAGTTCGGTCTGGGCTGTTTCTGGGGCGCCGAGCGCAAGTTCTGGTCGCTACCGGGCGTCTACACCACTGCCGTGGGCTATGCCGGCGGTGCCACGCCCAATCCCACCTATGAAGAAGTGTGCTCCGGCCTGACCGGCCACAACGAAGTGGTGCGCGTGGTCTACGACCCGAAACAGATCAGCTTCGAACAGCTCCTGCAGGTGTTCTGGGAGAACCACGATCCCACTCAGGGCATGCGCCAGGGCAATGACGTAGGCACCCAATACCGATCCGCGATCCTCTGCCACAGCGCCGAACAGCGCGATGCAGCCCTGGCCAGCCGTGAGGCTTACCAGCAGCGGCTGCGTGAGGCGGGGTATCCGGACATCACCACCGAGATCGTCTACCCGGCGCCGGAGTTCTACTTCGCCGAGGACTACCACCAGCAGTACCTGGCCAAGAATCCGAACGGCTACTGCGGGCTGGGGGGAACCGGGGTGAGCTGTTCAATCGGCCTGGATGCCTGA
- a CDS encoding SMP-30/gluconolactonase/LRE family protein, with product MNRLPGCSRWCLSGLALLLASPVFAAEPPLFEARDYVGDGIFSAGIEGPAVGPDGDLYLVSFGQDGTIGRVRAQPDGSGQASLFVTLPEGSTGNGIRFDRHGHMLVADYSGHNILRVSPDGEVSTFAHEPRMHQPNDIALAPDGRLYASDPDWKHDSGQLWRIDADGSTHLLETGMGTTNGVEVSPDGRSLYVNESVQRRVWRYALDGEGRITGKQLIHQFSDHGLDGMRSDAQGNLYIARYGAGTVAILTPQGGLLREVQLKGRKPTNVAFGGHDGRTVYVTLQDRGAVEVFRSDVPGREHGAR from the coding sequence ATGAATCGATTGCCCGGTTGTAGTCGCTGGTGCCTGTCCGGGCTCGCCCTCCTGCTAGCCTCGCCCGTCTTCGCAGCGGAGCCGCCGCTGTTCGAGGCACGCGATTACGTCGGCGACGGCATCTTCAGCGCGGGAATTGAAGGGCCGGCCGTGGGCCCGGATGGCGATCTGTATCTGGTGAGCTTCGGACAAGACGGCACCATTGGCCGTGTACGCGCCCAGCCGGATGGCAGCGGACAGGCCAGCCTGTTCGTCACCCTGCCCGAGGGCAGCACGGGCAACGGCATCCGCTTCGATCGCCACGGTCATATGCTGGTGGCCGACTATAGCGGCCACAACATCCTGCGCGTCAGCCCGGACGGCGAGGTCAGTACGTTCGCGCACGAACCGCGCATGCACCAGCCCAACGATATTGCGCTGGCGCCGGACGGACGCCTTTATGCCAGCGATCCGGACTGGAAGCATGACAGCGGCCAACTGTGGCGGATTGATGCCGACGGCAGCACCCATCTGCTGGAAACCGGCATGGGCACCACCAATGGCGTGGAAGTCAGTCCCGATGGCAGGTCGCTCTACGTCAATGAAAGCGTGCAGCGGCGGGTGTGGCGCTACGCGCTGGATGGCGAAGGCCGCATCACCGGCAAACAGCTGATCCATCAGTTCAGCGACCATGGCCTGGATGGCATGCGCAGCGATGCGCAGGGCAATCTTTACATCGCCCGGTATGGCGCCGGCACCGTCGCGATCCTGACGCCGCAGGGTGGCCTGCTGCGCGAGGTGCAGCTCAAGGGCCGCAAGCCGACCAACGTGGCCTTTGGCGGACACGACGGGCGCACGGTGTACGTGACCCTGCAGGACCGTGGCGCAGTCGAGGTTTTCCGCAGCGATGTGCCGGGCCGGGAGCATGGCGCCCGCTAG
- a CDS encoding glutathione S-transferase family protein, with product MSRPVLIIGNKNYSSWSLRPWLLLRHFGVEFDEVRLLLDTPEFFAEVKRYSPTGKVPALWDGDLHVWDSLAISEYANERWLDGRGWPQGREARALARTAAAEMHSGFAALRTQLPMNSRRQPDAYRWDDAAQRDIDRVQAIWGELRARFGGAGDFLCGEFGIVDAMYAPVAIRFQGYGVPVDDVSQAYMQALFALPAMREWREAGAAESETVPYTDAVSKPF from the coding sequence ATGAGCCGTCCCGTCCTGATCATCGGCAACAAGAACTACTCGTCCTGGTCGCTGCGCCCCTGGTTGTTGTTGCGCCATTTCGGCGTGGAGTTCGATGAAGTGCGGCTGCTGCTGGATACCCCGGAGTTCTTTGCCGAGGTCAAGCGCTACTCGCCGACCGGCAAGGTGCCGGCCCTGTGGGACGGCGATCTGCATGTATGGGATTCGCTCGCCATCAGCGAATACGCCAATGAGCGCTGGCTGGACGGTCGCGGCTGGCCGCAGGGGCGCGAAGCCCGTGCGCTGGCCCGCACCGCAGCGGCGGAGATGCACTCGGGCTTCGCCGCCTTGCGTACCCAGCTGCCCATGAACAGCCGCCGCCAGCCCGATGCCTATCGCTGGGACGACGCCGCGCAGCGCGACATCGATCGCGTGCAGGCGATCTGGGGCGAATTGCGCGCCCGATTTGGCGGGGCAGGGGATTTCCTGTGCGGTGAGTTCGGCATTGTCGATGCCATGTATGCGCCGGTGGCGATCCGCTTCCAGGGCTATGGCGTGCCGGTGGACGACGTCAGCCAAGCCTACATGCAGGCGCTGTTCGCGTTGCCGGCGATGCGCGAGTGGCGCGAGGCCGGCGCGGCCGAAAGCGAAACCGTTCCCTACACGGATGCGGTCAGCAAGCCGTTCTGA